The following proteins are co-located in the candidate division WOR-3 bacterium genome:
- the rplT gene encoding 50S ribosomal protein L20, with amino-acid sequence MRVKTGIVRRRRHKKIRELAKGYYGQKHSTFKKANEAVLRSLQYSYAHRRLKKRDMRKLWIIRINAAAREEGLNYSKLISGLKKANVAINRKILAELAVNNPTAFSELAKIAKAHVNS; translated from the coding sequence ATGAGAGTTAAAACGGGAATTGTTAGAAGAAGAAGGCATAAGAAAATTCGCGAATTAGCGAAAGGTTATTACGGTCAAAAACATTCGACTTTTAAGAAAGCTAACGAAGCAGTTTTGAGGTCTTTGCAATATTCCTACGCCCACCGGAGACTTAAAAAGCGCGACATGAGAAAGCTCTGGATAATTAGAATCAATGCCGCTGCCCGTGAAGAAGGTTTAAACTACTCCAAGCTCATTTCCGGTCTGAAGAAGGCCAATGTGGCAATAAACAGAAAGATCCTTGCGGAACTTGCGGTAAACAACCCCACGGCTTTCAGTGAACTGGCTAAAATAGCAAAGGCCCATGTCAATTCTTGA